Proteins from a single region of Crassaminicella profunda:
- a CDS encoding efflux RND transporter permease subunit, whose protein sequence is MVKWSVNHRSIVMLICFFVFISGVLIYGDMERQENPNVVAPKGMVKCIYPGASPEDVEKLIIKPLETKINEISEIKKLESFALDSVGVIKVTLVDLSDDKIDKVWDDLKDDVDEVKKDLPQEAWEPEIQTDFTETYGLLLALTGKEYTYENLKEVAENLKDQLEEDPDVKAVDIDGEIDEQIHINLDMVKLEQYKIAPNTIVKLIKAHNVNIPGGNLEMGHIKVPVQTSGEYKNMAQLKNTVIGVSKSGNPIYLKDVAQVVKTEEKKEVFDTFNNEKALVIGVKYAEGKNMVKIGKRLNVIVEDFKGELYEGMDLTIFTDQADYVNGAIKLFESNLISAIILVVLVVLIAMGSRSALVVSSSIPLIIMSVFVYMKLNGMQLHQVSIASLIISLSLLVANGIVANDSMYLYLERGFDRETACIRGANEVKIAILTSTLTSIASFLPLAMMQGVAGKFVKSLPILVSVALFSSYLTSLTMVPALGYTFLQVKGEGKKKNIFFRKLEKYIDIDKVSKKVLEKYKASLGRGLKRPKIIIGVALAVFVVSLAIIPSLGVQLFPPVERDQYIIDVAVKQGSTAERTGEIVEKIGNILSKEQSVDSFMAKVGDGPLKYYVTFVPNTVASNKAQFIVNGKQKDIEHIQNLLDSKVPGARINVRKLENAMPVDFPIEVRISGEDIDLLKKAAVDVKNIVEEVPGGKNVQDTFGLDSYKLNVNVNEEKANLVGLSNYDIAATVRMAINGYEVTKLKQEHIDDDDLPVVMKIPDKNKHNKEILEDIFFTSTITEKNVPIKQIATIENEFALNKIVRRNTKRTITIGLFVKEGYNTEAVQKKVEEVLKKYELPKGYTMEFGGASEERNDAFTSMKVPSIIAVAIIYLILVMQFGDLREPFIIMGTIPLSFIGIIWGLKITGYPIGFMALLGAISLMGVVVNNGIVLLDYIKLLKNEHDSLRDAVIEACATRIRPIMIGMITTVISLIPLGLSGGLLWAPMAYSIIFGMMVSSVLTLYVIPSAYLIIEGEQSIFKKLVVYMQSK, encoded by the coding sequence ATGGTAAAATGGAGCGTAAATCATAGAAGTATCGTCATGTTGATTTGTTTCTTTGTTTTCATTTCGGGAGTTCTTATTTATGGAGATATGGAAAGACAGGAAAATCCAAATGTTGTTGCCCCTAAAGGAATGGTGAAGTGCATTTATCCAGGAGCAAGTCCTGAGGATGTTGAAAAGCTAATCATAAAACCATTAGAAACAAAAATTAATGAAATATCAGAGATTAAAAAGCTTGAAAGCTTTGCACTGGATAGTGTAGGAGTTATAAAAGTAACGCTTGTAGATTTAAGTGATGATAAAATCGATAAGGTTTGGGATGATTTAAAGGATGATGTGGATGAGGTGAAAAAAGATTTGCCTCAGGAAGCTTGGGAACCAGAGATTCAAACAGATTTTACAGAAACTTATGGACTCCTTCTTGCTCTTACGGGAAAGGAATATACCTATGAAAATCTAAAAGAGGTTGCAGAAAATTTAAAGGATCAATTAGAAGAAGATCCAGATGTTAAAGCTGTGGATATTGATGGTGAAATTGATGAACAGATCCATATAAACTTAGATATGGTAAAGCTTGAGCAATATAAGATTGCGCCAAATACCATTGTAAAACTTATTAAAGCTCACAATGTAAATATTCCAGGCGGAAACTTAGAAATGGGGCATATAAAGGTTCCTGTTCAGACTTCTGGAGAATACAAAAATATGGCTCAATTAAAAAATACAGTGATTGGTGTATCTAAAAGTGGCAATCCTATTTATTTGAAGGATGTTGCACAAGTTGTAAAAACAGAAGAGAAAAAAGAAGTGTTTGACACTTTTAACAATGAAAAAGCCCTTGTAATAGGTGTGAAATATGCAGAAGGAAAGAACATGGTTAAGATAGGAAAAAGGTTAAATGTTATTGTAGAGGACTTTAAAGGGGAACTCTATGAAGGCATGGATCTTACCATATTTACAGATCAAGCAGATTATGTAAATGGTGCTATAAAACTGTTTGAAAGTAATTTAATATCCGCTATTATTCTTGTGGTTTTAGTAGTACTCATAGCCATGGGATCAAGAAGTGCCTTAGTGGTATCTAGTTCTATTCCTTTAATTATAATGAGTGTTTTCGTATATATGAAGCTCAATGGTATGCAGCTCCATCAAGTATCTATTGCTTCCTTGATTATTTCTTTAAGTTTACTAGTTGCCAATGGTATTGTTGCCAATGATAGTATGTATCTTTATTTGGAAAGAGGATTTGATAGAGAAACTGCTTGTATAAGAGGTGCCAATGAAGTAAAAATTGCTATTCTTACATCAACACTTACAAGTATTGCTTCGTTTTTACCACTTGCTATGATGCAGGGGGTAGCTGGAAAATTCGTAAAAAGTTTACCTATATTGGTTTCAGTTGCACTTTTTAGTTCCTATCTTACATCCCTTACTATGGTACCTGCACTAGGATATACTTTTTTGCAGGTAAAAGGGGAAGGGAAAAAGAAAAATATATTCTTTAGAAAATTAGAAAAATATATAGATATTGATAAAGTTTCAAAAAAAGTTTTAGAAAAATATAAGGCGAGCCTAGGGCGAGGACTGAAAAGGCCAAAGATAATTATTGGTGTTGCTCTAGCTGTATTTGTTGTGAGTCTTGCCATTATTCCTAGTCTTGGTGTTCAATTATTCCCCCCTGTAGAAAGGGATCAATATATTATTGATGTAGCCGTAAAACAGGGAAGTACAGCAGAAAGAACAGGAGAAATTGTAGAAAAAATAGGAAATATCCTTTCAAAAGAGCAGTCAGTAGATTCTTTTATGGCAAAGGTGGGTGATGGACCACTAAAATATTATGTAACCTTTGTACCCAATACGGTAGCAAGTAATAAAGCTCAATTTATTGTCAATGGAAAACAAAAAGATATTGAGCATATACAAAACCTTCTAGATAGTAAAGTACCTGGAGCAAGAATTAATGTAAGAAAGCTTGAAAATGCTATGCCTGTTGATTTTCCTATTGAGGTAAGAATATCAGGAGAAGATATAGATCTTCTTAAAAAAGCAGCTGTTGATGTAAAAAATATAGTAGAGGAAGTCCCTGGAGGAAAAAATGTTCAGGATACCTTTGGACTTGATTCTTATAAACTAAACGTTAATGTCAATGAGGAAAAAGCAAATCTTGTAGGTCTTAGCAATTATGATATTGCAGCTACAGTGAGAATGGCCATCAATGGCTATGAAGTAACTAAATTAAAGCAAGAGCATATTGATGATGATGATCTTCCTGTTGTTATGAAGATCCCTGATAAAAACAAACATAATAAAGAAATACTAGAGGATATTTTCTTTACCTCTACTATTACAGAGAAGAATGTTCCTATCAAACAAATTGCTACGATAGAAAATGAATTTGCTTTAAATAAAATTGTAAGACGTAATACGAAAAGAACGATTACTATAGGTTTGTTTGTTAAGGAAGGATACAATACAGAAGCTGTTCAGAAAAAAGTAGAAGAGGTATTAAAGAAATATGAATTGCCAAAGGGATATACCATGGAATTTGGAGGAGCAAGTGAAGAAAGAAATGATGCTTTCACATCTATGAAAGTTCCTTCTATTATTGCAGTAGCCATTATTTATTTAATATTGGTTATGCAGTTTGGAGATCTTCGTGAACCTTTTATCATTATGGGAACCATTCCCCTATCCTTCATAGGTATAATATGGGGGTTAAAGATTACAGGATATCCAATAGGATTTATGGCACTCCTTGGAGCCATCAGTCTCATGGGGGTTGTTGTAAATAATGGGATTGTTCTTCTTGATTATATAAAGCTACTGAAAAATGAACATGATTCTTTACGAGATGCTGTTATAGAAGCTTGTGCTACAAGAATTAGACCTATTATGATTGGTATGATTACTACTGTTATTTCACTGATTCCTTTAGGACTTTCAGGAGGACTATTGTGGGCGCCAATGGCTTATTCTATTATTTTCGGTATGATGGTTTCATCAGTCCTTACACTGTATGTGATTCCATCTGCGTATTTAATCATAGAAGGAGAACAATCAATATTTAAAAAATTAGTTGTTTACATGCAATCAAAATAA
- a CDS encoding sensor domain-containing protein encodes MKDDNQIIFLKKCEDELKLRNSYFEKLFEKSPEAIAILDNHSNVLKVNEGFETLFQYKIEEVKGTNIQRVICPKSLYDEAHSMANTTENGGFFRIESKRKRKDGKILDIEIFGYPIVSDDRQVGIYAIYKDITEKKRFERKLKLFVKVLENNTEGVLIADREGNIVWINQAFTEITEYGEKEILGKNYWALNGTNDEMNKKIKNHLVKKGMWKGEILSRRKDGEIYPQNINLFIIESKEKQSYFAVIVRDITDHKIKEQKINYLAFRDFLTGLYNRAFFIGKLNYIVINACSKKEKVAVLFIDLDGFKNINDHLGHAIGDLLLQKAAKRIKSCVRECDIVARIGGDEFTILLTQMDNTENATKIAERMIYFFEKPFLVKDHKVYVDISVGIAVYPDDGMDTDTLMIHADLAMYKAKESKGNKIERFSPILNEQAKEQFILENLLKEALKRNELLLYYQPIIDMHTGKMIGAETLLRWKTKELGFVPPDKFIPIAESNGLIFSIGEWVLKNACRQNKKWQDSGNIPIYVSVNISIRQLEQKDFSDRVKNILLETGLEAKYLELEITESISAENIHNIVSIFEKLNQLGIKLSIDDFGTGYSSLSQLSRLPISKLKIDKSFVNDIHIEMNNTAIVTTIIGMAKTLKFEVVAEGIETEEQLCFLRDTKCDMGQGYLFSPPVPRNQFEEFLKKKNCFIKK; translated from the coding sequence GTGAAAGATGATAACCAAATTATTTTTCTGAAAAAGTGTGAAGATGAATTAAAATTAAGAAATTCATACTTTGAAAAATTGTTTGAAAAATCTCCAGAAGCCATTGCAATACTGGATAATCATTCAAATGTTTTGAAGGTAAATGAGGGGTTTGAGACATTATTTCAATATAAAATTGAAGAGGTAAAAGGGACTAATATCCAACGGGTTATTTGTCCAAAATCACTATATGATGAGGCTCACAGTATGGCTAATACAACAGAAAATGGTGGTTTTTTTAGGATAGAAAGTAAACGAAAACGAAAAGATGGAAAAATTTTAGATATAGAAATTTTTGGTTATCCTATTGTGAGTGATGATCGGCAGGTAGGTATATATGCTATTTATAAAGATATAACAGAAAAAAAGAGATTTGAAAGAAAACTAAAATTATTTGTTAAAGTTTTAGAAAATAATACAGAAGGTGTATTAATTGCAGATAGAGAAGGAAATATTGTATGGATCAATCAGGCATTTACAGAGATTACCGAGTATGGAGAGAAAGAAATTCTAGGGAAGAATTATTGGGCATTGAATGGGACAAATGATGAGATGAATAAAAAAATAAAAAACCATTTAGTAAAAAAGGGAATGTGGAAAGGTGAAATTTTGAGTAGGCGAAAAGATGGAGAAATCTATCCACAAAATATTAACCTATTTATAATAGAGAGTAAAGAAAAACAAAGTTATTTTGCTGTAATTGTTAGAGATATTACAGATCATAAAATAAAAGAACAGAAAATTAATTATTTAGCTTTTCGAGATTTTTTAACGGGTTTATATAATAGAGCATTTTTCATTGGAAAACTTAATTATATAGTAATCAATGCCTGTAGTAAAAAAGAAAAAGTAGCAGTACTTTTTATAGATTTAGATGGGTTTAAAAACATTAATGACCATTTAGGACATGCAATTGGAGATCTATTGCTTCAAAAGGCAGCTAAAAGAATAAAATCATGTGTTCGAGAATGTGATATTGTGGCTCGAATTGGAGGGGATGAGTTCACTATATTGTTGACGCAGATGGACAATACAGAAAATGCAACAAAGATAGCAGAAAGAATGATTTACTTTTTTGAAAAACCATTTTTGGTGAAGGATCATAAAGTATATGTAGATATTAGTGTTGGTATTGCAGTATATCCTGATGATGGGATGGATACAGATACGTTGATGATTCATGCAGATCTTGCAATGTATAAAGCAAAAGAAAGTAAAGGGAATAAAATCGAAAGATTTTCTCCTATTTTAAATGAACAAGCAAAAGAACAATTCATATTAGAAAATCTTCTAAAAGAAGCATTAAAAAGAAATGAATTGTTACTTTATTATCAGCCTATTATAGATATGCATACAGGAAAAATGATTGGAGCAGAGACCCTCTTAAGATGGAAAACAAAAGAATTGGGATTTGTTCCACCAGACAAGTTTATTCCTATAGCAGAAAGTAATGGGCTCATTTTCTCTATTGGAGAATGGGTGCTAAAAAATGCTTGCAGACAGAATAAAAAGTGGCAAGATAGTGGAAATATCCCTATATATGTATCTGTCAATATATCTATTCGACAATTAGAGCAAAAAGATTTTTCAGATAGAGTTAAGAATATACTTTTAGAGACTGGGCTAGAAGCTAAATATTTAGAATTAGAGATAACAGAGAGTATTTCGGCAGAGAATATTCATAATATTGTTAGTATTTTTGAGAAACTAAACCAATTAGGGATAAAATTATCTATTGATGATTTTGGTACAGGTTATTCGTCTTTAAGTCAATTAAGTAGACTACCTATTAGTAAATTGAAAATAGATAAAAGCTTTGTAAATGATATTCATATAGAGATGAATAATACAGCTATTGTTACTACAATTATTGGAATGGCTAAGACTTTGAAATTTGAGGTAGTTGCAGAAGGGATAGAGACAGAAGAACAATTATGCTTTTTAAGAGATACAAAATGTGATATGGGGCAGGGTTATTTATTTAGTCCACCTGTACCAAGAAATCAATTTGAAGAATTTTTAAAAAAGAAAAATTGTTTTATAAAAAAATGA
- the yabG gene encoding sporulation peptidase YabG has product MRNLRIGDLVVRRSYGFDIVFRVIDRIRTYGRKKIVILKGINFRIIADAPETDLYRLPLSRIDDYNRSFNEKITKMIDKIMGERKKKNEKDVDDIKNLSDSLNTAMPFGKSGRVLHIDGDAEYLDICLKTYKQLEINVVGKQIAESEQPKVVLDLLREHAPDILVITGHDGILKEKEDYANIENYRNSMYFIEAVKEARKYESSMDDLVIFAGGCQSYYEGLLNAGANFASSPHRVLME; this is encoded by the coding sequence ATGAGGAATTTAAGGATAGGCGACTTGGTAGTGAGACGATCCTATGGGTTTGATATAGTATTCAGAGTCATTGATAGGATAAGGACTTATGGTAGGAAGAAAATAGTTATACTAAAAGGAATAAACTTTAGAATTATAGCAGATGCTCCTGAAACAGATTTATACCGACTGCCCCTAAGTAGAATAGATGATTATAATAGATCTTTTAATGAAAAAATTACAAAGATGATAGACAAAATCATGGGGGAAAGAAAGAAAAAAAATGAAAAAGATGTGGATGACATAAAGAATCTGTCTGATTCATTAAATACGGCAATGCCCTTTGGAAAATCAGGTAGGGTATTGCACATAGATGGAGATGCAGAATATTTGGATATATGTCTAAAGACTTACAAACAGTTAGAAATAAATGTTGTAGGAAAACAAATAGCAGAGTCAGAGCAACCAAAGGTTGTACTTGACTTGTTAAGAGAGCATGCTCCAGATATTTTAGTGATTACAGGGCATGATGGGATTTTAAAAGAAAAGGAAGACTACGCAAATATTGAAAATTATAGAAATTCTATGTATTTTATAGAAGCTGTAAAAGAGGCAAGAAAGTATGAGTCCAGTATGGATGATCTTGTAATTTTTGCGGGAGGTTGTCAATCTTACTATGAAGGACTATTAAATGCTGGAGCAAATTTTGCAAGTTCACCCCATAGGGTACTAATGGAGTAG